From Terriglobales bacterium:
CGTTCAACTGCTCACCGCGACCAAGATTTTTTGCGGATGCTCCACCCAGTTCGGCTCGCCACCGAATACGAATGTATGTCCGGTGTGCCTGGGGCTGCCCGGGGCGCTGCCGGTGCTCAACCGGCAGGTAGTAGAGTTTGCGGTGTTGGCCGCAATGGCACTGAACTGCCGCATCAATGAAACTTCGATCTTTGCGCGCAAAAACTATTTTTATCCGGACCTGCCCAAGGGATACCAGATCTCGCAATACGACAAGCCGCTGGCCGAGCACGGATACATTGACATTGAAACGGCCGCAGGAGGCGCCAAGCGCATCGGCATCACCCGCCTGCACCTGGAAGAGGACGCGGGTAAGAGCCTGCACGAGGGTTTTCATGATTCCGGGGAGCGCAGCTACATTGACCTGAACCGCTCGGGCACACCGCTGGTTGAAATTGTGAGCGAGCCCGATCTGCGCTCGCCGGAAGAGGCTTTCGAATATCTGACCCGACTGAAGGAGATCATTCTTTACACCGGGGTGAGCGACTGCAACATGGAAGAGGGCTCGCTGCGCTGCGATGCCAACGTGAGCATCCGCCCGCGCGGGCAGAAAGAGCTCGGCACCAAGACCGAGATCAAGAACGTAAACTCGTTCCGCTTCGTGCGGCAGGCGCTGGAGTACGAGATCGAGCGTCAGATTGAAGTCGTAGAAGAGGGCGGACGCATCACCCAGGAGACGCGCCTCTACAACTCTGCTGAAGGCCGGACCTACGGCATGCGCTCCAAAGAGCATGCCCACGATTACCGTTACTTCCCCGAGCCCGATCTTTTGCCGCTGGTAGTGGATAGCCAATGGCAGCAGAAGATCAAAGCCAATTTGCCGGAGCTGCCTGAAGCGCGGCGGTTACGGATGGTCAACGAATATGGCATCACCATGCAGGACGCTGGAGTGCTGACCTCGACCCGCTCGCTGGCCGACCAGTTTGAAGAGGCCGCCCGCGCCGCCAAGAACCCCAAGAAAGTCGCCAACCTGGTGCAGAGCGAACTGATAGGCCGTCTGAAGGCGCAGAACCTCGGAATCGAGCAGTCGCCTATCTCGATGAAGGGCGTGGCTTTCTCGGCTGACCTGGTGGAGTCGGGCGCCATCTCCGGCAAGATGCTCAAAGACCTCTACGACCTGGCCTTCGAGCGCAACCAGGATTTTCCTGCGATTTACGAAAAAGAAAAACCTCAGCAGATCAGCGATGACGCCACGATTGAGAAGATGATTGATGAAGTGATCGCGGCCAGTCCTAAACAGCTTGAGCAGTACCGTGCCGGCAAGACTACGATCATTGGATTTTTTGTTGGCCAGGTGATGAAGGCGTCAAAAGGCCAAGCGAACCCGGAAAAAGTGAATGAGCTGTTGAAAAAGAAGCTGGGATAGATCTTGAGATCTATTTCTTGCCAGCGAGCGCGGCTTTGAGGATCTCTACCTTCCCCGGTACTCCAAGCTGCTCGGCAGATTCAAGAGCATTCTCTCCTTTTGCGTTGCGGATGGAAGGATTCGCTCCGTTCTCCAGCAACATTCGGGTGACATCCAAATCAGGTGTATTAATAAGCGGCGTAGTTCCTTGTTTGTTTTGTGCGTTGACGTCGGCTCCAGCTTTGATGAGCAGCAATGCTGCGTCGGCATCCCATGCAGCTTTGATCAATGCTGTATCGCCTTCCTGATCACGTGCATTAGGATCGGCCCCTGCGGCGAGAAGGAGACGTACAACTGCTGCCCGATTCACTTCTGGTGGTTCTGCCCCAGAGTGCCATTCCCCAACAGCTCCCATTAGCGCCGTACTGCCATCATTCGATCGTACATTTACGTCCGGATGATATTTGAGGAAAAGCTCGACCAACGCAGGAAGTCCTGAAGATGCAGCTTCCATTAAAGTTGTTCCTCCCGACTCATCGCGCAAATTAGGATTGGCCCCATAATCCAGCAATAGCCGAACGGCTTCTACGTTCCTGCTTCTTACCGCCATGGAAATCGCCTTGTCTTTGCTTTGCGGGTCTTGCGTTGTAGCACCAGCTTCTAGTAAAACGCGAAGCATCGCGCTGTCTCCACGGAAAGCGGCTTGCGACAAAGCATTGTCTACTTCGACTGGGACTGTTTTGCTGTTTCCTCCACTGAGAGGCACGCCCGCCGCGACCAATGCACGAACTGCCTCAGCATCACCACGTTGCGCCACTCGCACCAGCGTGCTGGCGGCCTCAGGTGATTTGAAATCCCACTTCTCTTCCATCAGGCTGCCCACGGTCGCAGCATTTCCCTTTGTCCAGCGTTCCGTATTTGCCAGCCGATCAATGCTCTCCTCCAGCTTGGAGACGGCAAAGGGCATCCCGACTTCCTCTCCGACATAGTCCATAACTTTCTTCAATCGGCCGTCAATCTCCATGGAAGTTTCATAAGCCGGATTGTCCGTCACTTCACATATGTATTTATCGCGCAGCGAGTAATAGTCCGCTTCACGGAAAGCATCTACGATTTGGTGCACGGTTTCTTGAGAAATGGACCCGTGATGCTGGCCTTGTACGGCAACGTAGGCCTTACCTTCATACAATACGGTTCCGTCGCCCTGGATCTCGACCTGGTATGCGGGGCACGCTCCAAAACATCCGGTACGCTGCAGGGTGATGCGCACAGATTTCCAGTTATGGATCTCAGGAAACGGTATGTGTTGCAACGGCTTCAGCTCAGGAGGCAACACGCGCACCCAATCGTCAAATTTGGCCCAAACGGCATGACCATTCCGCTGGAAGGGTTGATATTTGTTGTTTTTTGCCAATGCCTCAGCTTGGGATTGAAGACCAGGCGGTATGTTGGGCGGTATGTCCTCGTCTTTGGCTGCTGATATTGCCACCACTGCGCCATTGGGATCAACTGTTATCTTAAGGCGGATGCCTCCCATCCCAACTTGTGCTTGCTCTTCTGGCTTCAGTTTGATGCGGATGAGAGGAATATCGCCGATTCGGTGGCTCTGAACTTCTTCTGCGGAGACCGCAACCGGCGACTCTTTATTCTCTGTAGGCTTCGCGGTCTCTTGTCTCTGTGCTACGCAGATCATCGTCACAAAAAATGCCGCAGCAAGAAGCAATGCGAGAGTGAAGGTGAGCTTCTTCATGATGAAGCAAATTATCCCACCTAAATAGACACCACGGTGCGGTAATTACGGTTAAAAAATCTTCATAGCTGCGGCTAGTGGCGACCATGGTGGTGGCCATCGTGGTCGTGGTCATGATGCTCATGGCCATTGTGGTCGTGATGCCGGCCACCGTCATGACGGTAAGTGTAATCGTGGTTGTAATAAGTGCGGTTGGAATAGCTGTTGGAGTTGCGATAAGAGGAGCTGCGATACACACCTGTACATCCCACGCTCATCAACAGAACGGCAACAACGCTGGCCAGAAAAAGGCGTTTCATCTTGCCCTCCAATGATCAGGGGTTCTATAGGCTACTTGTACTGCGTCCCGGCCGGAAATACAAAATCAATTTCCTTGCCCAAAACCAGGTTTGGACAGAAAACAGGATAGGACATTGAGTGATTAAATCATCGGATCATCGAATTTGGAGCCGCTGCTTTTTGCAATGAATCAATGACCCGATGACTCAATGATTCAATCACCTGCTCGATTCCGCTCCCTCAAACAACTTCCACAACTGGTCGCGACCGGCGCGGTAGAACTCAAAGCTCTGGGTGGTAGGG
This genomic window contains:
- the gatB gene encoding Asp-tRNA(Asn)/Glu-tRNA(Gln) amidotransferase subunit GatB translates to MSTVSEAAVQAGSKYEPVIGLEVHVQLLTATKIFCGCSTQFGSPPNTNVCPVCLGLPGALPVLNRQVVEFAVLAAMALNCRINETSIFARKNYFYPDLPKGYQISQYDKPLAEHGYIDIETAAGGAKRIGITRLHLEEDAGKSLHEGFHDSGERSYIDLNRSGTPLVEIVSEPDLRSPEEAFEYLTRLKEIILYTGVSDCNMEEGSLRCDANVSIRPRGQKELGTKTEIKNVNSFRFVRQALEYEIERQIEVVEEGGRITQETRLYNSAEGRTYGMRSKEHAHDYRYFPEPDLLPLVVDSQWQQKIKANLPELPEARRLRMVNEYGITMQDAGVLTSTRSLADQFEEAARAAKNPKKVANLVQSELIGRLKAQNLGIEQSPISMKGVAFSADLVESGAISGKMLKDLYDLAFERNQDFPAIYEKEKPQQISDDATIEKMIDEVIAASPKQLEQYRAGKTTIIGFFVGQVMKASKGQANPEKVNELLKKKLG
- a CDS encoding ankyrin repeat domain-containing protein, whose translation is MKKLTFTLALLLAAAFFVTMICVAQRQETAKPTENKESPVAVSAEEVQSHRIGDIPLIRIKLKPEEQAQVGMGGIRLKITVDPNGAVVAISAAKDEDIPPNIPPGLQSQAEALAKNNKYQPFQRNGHAVWAKFDDWVRVLPPELKPLQHIPFPEIHNWKSVRITLQRTGCFGACPAYQVEIQGDGTVLYEGKAYVAVQGQHHGSISQETVHQIVDAFREADYYSLRDKYICEVTDNPAYETSMEIDGRLKKVMDYVGEEVGMPFAVSKLEESIDRLANTERWTKGNAATVGSLMEEKWDFKSPEAASTLVRVAQRGDAEAVRALVAAGVPLSGGNSKTVPVEVDNALSQAAFRGDSAMLRVLLEAGATTQDPQSKDKAISMAVRSRNVEAVRLLLDYGANPNLRDESGGTTLMEAASSGLPALVELFLKYHPDVNVRSNDGSTALMGAVGEWHSGAEPPEVNRAAVVRLLLAAGADPNARDQEGDTALIKAAWDADAALLLIKAGADVNAQNKQGTTPLINTPDLDVTRMLLENGANPSIRNAKGENALESAEQLGVPGKVEILKAALAGKK